A window from Gopherus flavomarginatus isolate rGopFla2 chromosome 4, rGopFla2.mat.asm, whole genome shotgun sequence encodes these proteins:
- the KLHL32 gene encoding kelch-like protein 32 isoform X4 codes for MDELLQYVRFGLMDVDTLHTVALSHPLVQASETATALINEALTYHQSIYAQPVWQTRQTKPRFQSDTLYIIGGKKREICKVKELRYFNPVDQENVHIAGIANWSELAPMPVGRSHHCVAVMGDFLFVAGGEGEHVTGRTCAVRTACRYDPRSNSWAELAPMKNCREHFVLGAVDENLYAVGGRNELRQVLPTVERYCPKKNKWAFVQSFDRSLSCHAGSVVDGLLWISGGVTNTAQYQNRLMVYDPKQNKWISRSPMLQRRVYHSMAAVQRRLYVLGGNDLDYNNDRILVRHIDSYNIDTDQWTRCSFNMLTGQNESGVAVHNGRIYLVGGYSIWTNEPLACIQVLDVSKEGKEEVFYGPTLPFASNGIAACFLPAPYFTCPNLQTLQVPHHRIGTM; via the exons ATGGATGAACTTCTCCAGTATGTCCGCTTTGGCCTTATGGATGTGGATACACTACATACTGTAGCCCTTTCTCATCCTCTTGTCCAAGCTAGTGAAACGGCAACAGCACTTATTAATGAGGCCTTGACATACCACCAGAGCATCTATGCACAGCCAGTTTGGCAGACCAGACAGACGAAACCTCGCTTCCAGTCGGACACTCTTTACATTATCGGTGGGAAAAAACGTGAGATCTGTAAAGTAAAAGAACTCCGGTACTTCAATCCAGTAGATCAGGAGAATGTTCATATAGCAGGGATTGCAAACTGGAGTGAATTGGCTCCCATGCCTGTTGGGAGAAGTCACCACTGTGTAGCTGTCATGGGAGACTTTCTCTTTGTAGCTGGTGGAGAGGGTGAACATGTCACAGGTCGCACTTGTGCAGTAAGGACTGCCTGTCGGTATGACCCCCGTAGTAACTCTTGGGCTGAGTTAGCTCCAATGAAGAACTGCCGGGAACATTTTGTATTGGGAGCTGTGGATGAGAACCTCTATGCAGTAGGGGGACGGAATGAACTGCGTCAAGTTTTGCCTACAGTCGAGCGGTATTGTCCCAAGAAGAACAAGTGGGCCTTTGTTCAGTCCTTTGACAGATCCCTTTCATGTCATGCAGGATCTGTGGTGGATGGACTTCTTTGGATATCAG GAGGAGTAACAAATACTGCACAATACCAGAACAGGCTAATGGTCTATGATCCTAAGCAG AACAAGTGGATAAGCCGAAGCCCCATGTTACAGAGGAGAGTGTACCATTCCATGGCTGCTGTCCAAAGGAGGCTTTATGTTTTAGGCGGGAATGACTTGGACTACAATAATGATCGGATTCTTGTACGCCACATAGACTCTTATAACATAGACACCGACCAATGGACGCGCTGCAGCTTCAACATGTTGACGG GTCAGAATGAATCTGGCGTTGCTGTCCACAATGGAAGAATATATTTAGTTGGCGGCTATTCTATTTGGACAAATGAGCCTTTGGCATGTATCCAG GTGCTGGATGTTAGCAAGGAAGGGAAAGAAGAAGTATTCTACGGGCCTACacttccttttgcttctaatgGAATAGCAGCATGCTTCCTTCCAGCTCCCTATTTCACATGCCCCAACCTCCAGACTTTACAAGTGCCTCACCACAGGATTGGCACTATGTGA
- the KLHL32 gene encoding kelch-like protein 32 isoform X6, which yields MVYDPKQNKWISRSPMLQRRVYHSMAAVQRRLYVLGGNDLDYNNDRILVRHIDSYNIDTDQWTRCSFNMLTGQNESGVAVHNGRIYLVGGYSIWTNEPLACIQVLDVSKEGKEEVFYGPTLPFASNGIAACFLPAPYFTCPNLQTLQVPHHRIGTM from the exons ATGGTCTATGATCCTAAGCAG AACAAGTGGATAAGCCGAAGCCCCATGTTACAGAGGAGAGTGTACCATTCCATGGCTGCTGTCCAAAGGAGGCTTTATGTTTTAGGCGGGAATGACTTGGACTACAATAATGATCGGATTCTTGTACGCCACATAGACTCTTATAACATAGACACCGACCAATGGACGCGCTGCAGCTTCAACATGTTGACGG GTCAGAATGAATCTGGCGTTGCTGTCCACAATGGAAGAATATATTTAGTTGGCGGCTATTCTATTTGGACAAATGAGCCTTTGGCATGTATCCAG GTGCTGGATGTTAGCAAGGAAGGGAAAGAAGAAGTATTCTACGGGCCTACacttccttttgcttctaatgGAATAGCAGCATGCTTCCTTCCAGCTCCCTATTTCACATGCCCCAACCTCCAGACTTTACAAGTGCCTCACCACAGGATTGGCACTATGTGA